A window from Saccharomyces eubayanus strain FM1318 chromosome XIV, whole genome shotgun sequence encodes these proteins:
- the ORC5 gene encoding origin recognition complex subunit 5, translated as MNVTTPEVAFRDYQIKCLASYISADPDITPPNLILQGYSGTGKTYTLREYFKANPDLHAVWLEPVELVSWKPLLQAIARTVQYKLKVLYPNIPATDYDPLQVEEPFLLVKTLHNIFAQYKSLREKVCLFLILDGFDSLQDLDAALFNKYIKLHELLPKDSKVDLKFVYTMLETSFLQRYSTHCIPTIMFPRYEMDEISSILVMSRCGELVEDSCLRKRIIEEQITDCTDDQFQSVAANFIHLVVQAFHSYTGNDVFALNDLIDFKWPDYVSRITKENIFEPLTLYKSTIKLFVGTDDDLSTNEIAENSMNINGDEPKSSQTYELSIISKYLLIASYICSYLEPRYDASIFSRKTRIIQGRAAYGRRKKKEVNPRYLQPSLFAIERLLAIFQAIFPMEGKAKSGSLSALREEPLMRANIEVFQNLSELHTLKLIATTMSKNIDYLSPKVRWKVNVPWEIIKEISESVQFDISDYFSDVHE; from the coding sequence ATGAATGTCACTACTCCCGAGGTTGCCTTTAGAGATTACCAGATCAAATGTCTTGCATCGTACATCTCTGCTGATCCAGACATTACTCCACCAAATTTAATTCTGCAAGGCTACAGTGGAACAGGAAAAACGTATACTTTAAGAGAATATTTTAAAGCCAATCCAGACTTGCATGCGGTTTGGCTGGAACCTGTCGAGTTGGTTTCTTGGAAGCCCCTACTGCAAGCAATAGCGCGTACTGTTCAGTATAAGCTAAAAGTATTATACCCAAACATCCCAGCTACAGACTACGATCCATTACAGGTTGAAGAGCCATTTCTTTTAGTCAAAACAttgcataatatttttGCTCAATATAAGTCTTTGAGGGAAAAAGTTTGTCTGTTCTTAATATTGGATGGTTTTGATAGTTTACAAGATTTAGATGCTGCATTGtttaataaatatattaaacTACACGAATTACTTCCAAAGGACTCCAAAgttgatttgaaatttgtttACACCATGTTAGAGACATCTTTTTTACAGAGATACTCCACACATTGTATTCCAACCATTATGTTTCCGAGGTATGAGATGGATGAAATTTCTAGTATCCTAGTTATGTCTAGATGTGGTGAGCTAGTTGAAGACTCATGCCTGCGTAAGCGCATTATTGAAGAGCAGATAACGGATTGTACAGATGACCAGTTTCAAAGTGTAGCAGCAAACTTCATCCACTTGGTTGTACAGGCGTTTCATTCTTATACTGGTAATGATGTATTTGCATTGAATGACCTGATCGACTTTAAGTGGCCAGATTATGTCTCTCGCATTACCAAGGAGAACATATTTGAACCGCTGACTCTTTATAAAAGTACAATCAAACTATTTGTTGGCACTGATGATGATTTGAGTACAAATGAAATTGCAGAGAATTCCATGAATATTAATGGGGATGAGCCTAAGAGCAGCCAAACGTACGAACTATCAATAATTTCCAAGTATCTGCTAATAGCTTCGTACATTTGTTCGTATTTGGAGCCTAGATATGATGCAAGTATTTTTTCCAGGAAAACACGTATTATACAAGGTAGAGCAGCTTATGGacgaaggaaaaaaaaagaagtcaACCCAAGATATTTGCAACCTTCTTTGTTTGCCATTGAAAGATTGCTGGCTATTTTTCAAGCTATATTTCCTATGGAAGGAAAAGCCAAAAGTGGTTCTCTATCGGCTCTTCGTGAGGAACCTTTAATGAGAGCAAATATTGAGGTGTTCCAAAATTTGTCAGAATTGCATACCTTAAAACTAATAGCTACAACCATGAGCAAAAATATCGATTATTTGAGTCCTAAAGTCAGATGGAAGGTAAATGTTCCTTGGGAAATTATCAAGGAAATATCGGAATCTGTTCAATTCGATATTAGCGATTACTTTAGTGATGTTCATGAATAA
- the LTO1 gene encoding ribosome biosynthesis protein LTO1 has product MTMDFDDSLTLEEQYYQDGYREGQNENLKQNFLEGKQFGLQVGFQRFIILGQMKGLCDVLDSYNFQNPLFENNIHTVRTLINGLEMNNDDENVIGFEKVLVKLKNKFRTILIALQRLIKDEKKKPLTFEMFEDVSRAIAGDIKGFVEDDESAKTKSTQDQAQSW; this is encoded by the coding sequence ATGACAATGGATTTTGACGATTCACTGACTTTAGAAGAACAATATTACCAAGACGGTTATCGTGAAGGGCAAAATGAGAATTTGAAGCAAAACTTCTTGGAGGGCAAACAATTTGGCCTACAAGTAGGATTCCAGAGATTCATCATCCTAGGACAAATGAAAGGATTGTGTGATGTTTTAGATTCgtataattttcaaaatccttTGTTCGAAAACAATATCCATACTGTTCGCACATTAATAAACGGTTTAGAAATgaataatgatgatgaaaatgtgATAGGGTTCGAAAAGGTGTTAGTAAAACTCAAAAATAAGTTCAGGACAATTCTTATAGCTCTTCAACGATTAATTAaggatgaaaagaaaaaacctCTAACATTTGAAATGTTTGAAGACGTCTCAAGGGCCATTGCTGGAGATATTAAAGGTTTTGtagaagatgacgaaagTGCCAAAACGAAAAGTACACAAGACCAAGCCCAATCATGGTAA
- the ATX1 gene encoding copper metallochaperone ATX1, translating into MADTNHYQFNVVMTCSGCSSAVNKVLTRLEPDVSKINISLEQQSVDVYTTLSYDFILEKIKKTGKEVKSGKQL; encoded by the coding sequence ATGGCTGATACAAATCATTACCAATTCAATGTCGTCATGACCTGTTCGGGTTGTTCTAGCGCAGTTAATAAGGTTTTGACAAGACTAGAGCCAGACGTTTCTAAGATAAATATATCACTTGAGCAGCAATCAGTAGACGTGTACACTACGCTTTCTTACGACTTTATTTTAgagaaaatcaagaaaactGGTAAAGAAGTAAAATCAGGGAAGCAGTTGTAG
- the DSL1 gene encoding Dsl1p, producing the protein MISGLDMEALFHDKDEIIRELRKDPLIIKDDNHIINGKELQQESSDLLQQEAQLANELNTLDNLKILSNLLTEVKTNLELLELENCYYSLQSLRQKMRNNTAFLKQSFNFQQSISLYVDSLHLKLVTELYEILTTGFWRITENTIQFTPTVKWGKDEVDIEYNTFMDFVTQQYFPQGGLDSQSWIISDMDNADSQEQVRAKLNVILKDYVNLASVVNKIRSSIFIPGKQISHDDEKKMLNFSKSAPHGQNTTTVLASFETVCDFILHGLALRDMRTLSSELGHLFNTEFTKFVKNNASIILDSLDSPLKTLVSSTNDKLIKLASETKTENWFYSGKEIQDLLMNKQLYYNLLLDKILESHINNIRDIFEDPNKSWKTLETIELKHARSSTNTTSENKGNSGMDTKQEKKEHHTSAPKDDDWNWEADDDADAWGEEIDVDIDDEEEKPAEQMEEEPEEEEEGENAWDEAWAIDEDENVSDFSSVSKIKPSKVHNITLNEDRIEVTQLPNLFLTISQNFKNSFKDSHVDKQYFAYKYNLLQTSYMAMCTNNLFNNWYQLYVDMRYLIEQDEKLYRIKELTRNLLETRLNMKYRFVSRLIERQLTEFREKEKNPSWDAIIESLLPYISKEIIYPLEKIKGEESTRYLLSFLNFLYNDCVTNKILKWKIISEVNSENLGELVSLLVNNTEIQTLAEEPGYKAMREKFATMGKFLPLHLKEIMEMFYNGDFYLFTTDELIQWIELLFADTPLRRNAIDDIHEIRDAGLED; encoded by the coding sequence ATGATCTCTGGACTGGATATGGAAGCTCTTTTTCatgataaagatgaaattatACGCGAGTTACGGAAGGATCCTTTGATAATTAAAGATGATAACCATATAATAAATGGCAAAGAATTACAACAAGAGTCTAGCGATCTATTACAACAAGAGGCACAGCTGGCCAACGAACTGAACACTCTGGACAACTTGAAGATACTATCGAATTTATTAACGGAAGTTAAAACCAATTTAGAACTTCTAGAACTAGAAAATTGCTACTATTCGTTGCAATCTTTACGGCAAAAAATGCGTAACAATACAGCCTTTCTAAAGCAAAGCTTTAACTTTCAGCAGTCAATATCATTATACGTTGATTCACTACATTTAAAACTTGTCACGGAACTGTATGAAATTCTTACAACTGGGTTTTGGAGGATTACTGAGAATACTATTCAATTTACACCAACCGTCAAATGGGGCAAAGACGAAGTGGATATTGAGTACAACACGTTTATGGATTTCGTGACTCAGCAGTATTTTCCTCAAGGTGGTCTGGATAGTCAGTCATGGATCATTTCAGATATGGACAATGCTGACTCCCAGGAGCAAGTAAGAGCAAAGTTGAATGTAATTTTAAAGGATTATGTGAATCTTGCCAGTGTTGTCAATAAGATCAGAAGCTCAATTTTTATACCTGGGAAACAAATCTCGCATGATGATGAGAAGAAGATGcttaatttttctaaatctGCGCCGCATGGCCAAAACACCACTACTGTATTAGCAAGTTTCGAAACAGTATGCGATTTCATATTGCACGGATTGGCCCTGAGAGACATGCGAACCTTGAGTTCCGAATTAGGACATTTATTTAATACAgaatttaccaaatttgtgaaaaataaCGCATCAATAATTTTAGACTCCTTAGACTCCCCTCTCAAAACTCTAGTCTCTTCGACGAACGACAAATTGATCAAATTAGCCTCAGAAACTAAAACCGAAAACTGGTTTTACTCCGGAAAGGAAATACAAGATCTGTTGATGAATAAGCAGTTATATTATAATCTATTGCTAGACAAAATTCTCGAATCGCATATCAATAATATAAGAGATATTTTCGAGGACCCAAATAAAAGTTGGAAAACTTTAGAAACGATCGAGCTCAAGCATGCTCGTAGTAGCACTAATACAACAAGTGAGAACAAAGGGAACAGTGGTATGGACacaaaacaagaaaaaaaagaacatcaTACTTCAGCACCCAAGGATGACGACTGGAATTGGGAGGCGGATGATGATGCTGATGCATGGggtgaagaaattgacGTAGATATCGATgacgaggaagaaaaaccagCCGAACAGatggaagaagaaccagaggaagaagaagaaggagaaaatgCCTGGGATGAAGCATGGGCAATcgacgaagacgaaaacGTTAGTGACTTTTCCTCTGTAAGTAAAATAAAACCATCAAAAGTTCACAATATAACACTTAATGAAGACCGCATTGAAGTGACACAGTTACCGAACTTGTTTTTGACAATTTCACagaatttcaagaactcTTTTAAAGATAGTCATGTTGATAAGCAATACTTTGCATACAAATATAATCTTTTGCAAACATCGTACATGGCTATGTGCACTAAtaatcttttcaacaaTTGGTATCAACTTTATGTGGATATGAGGTATCTAATAgaacaagatgaaaaactaTACAGAATAAAGGAATTGACGAGAAATTTGTTGGAAACTCGATTAAATATGAAGTATCGTTTTGTTTCTAGGTTAATTGAGCGTCAGTTAACAGAATTCCgtgagaaagaaaagaatccATCATGGGATGCCATCATTGAGAGCCTGCTACCATATATCTCAAAGGAAATCATTTATCCGCtagagaaaataaaaggtGAAGAAAGTACCCGTTATTTATTGTCATTCCTAAACTTTTTGTATAATGACTGCGTGACAAATAAAATCCTAAAATGGAAGATCATCTCTGAGGTCAATTCGGAAAATTTAGGTGAGCTTGTATCTTTACTAGTTAACAATACTGAGATACAAACATTAGCGGAAGAACCCGGTTATAAAGCGATGAGAGAAAAATTCGCCACAATGGGCAAGTTTCTACCTTTGCATTTAAAAGAGATCATGGAGATGTTTTATAACGGTGACTTTTATCTTTTCACAACCGATGAGCTTATTCAATGGATAGAGTTGTTGTTTGCTGACACACCTCTACGAAGAAATGCTATTGATGACATCCACGAAATCAGAGATGCTGGTTTAGAAGATTGA